Proteins encoded within one genomic window of Bos indicus x Bos taurus breed Angus x Brahman F1 hybrid chromosome 18, Bos_hybrid_MaternalHap_v2.0, whole genome shotgun sequence:
- the SIAH1 gene encoding E3 ubiquitin-protein ligase SIAH1 isoform X1, with product MTGKSPLPFLYSWRGVLLTCLPASGTRKRKEMSRQTATALPTGTSKCAPSQRVPALTGTTASNNDLASLFECPVCFDYVLPPILQCQSGHLVCSNCRPKLTCCPTCRGPLGSIRNLAMEKVANSVLFPCKYASSGCEITLPHTEKADHEELCEFRPYSCPCPGASCKWQGSLDAVMPHLMHQHKSITTLQGEDIVFLATDINLPGAVDWVMMQSCFGFHFMLVLEKQEKYDGHQQFFAIVQLIGTRKQAENFAYRLELNGHRRRLTWEATPRSIHEGIATAIMNSDCLVFDTSIAQLFAENGNLGINVTISMC from the exons ATGACCGGAAAGTCTCCCTTACCTTTTCTGTACTCCTGGAGAGGCGTCTTGCTCACTTGTTTACCAGCATCTgggacaaggaagagaaaag AAATGAGCCGTCAGACTGCAACAGCATTACCTACTGGAACCTCAAAGTGTGCACCGTCCCAGAGGGTGCCTGCCCTGACGGGCACAACCGCCTCCAACAATGACTTGGCGAGTCTCTTTGAGTGTCCGGTCTGCTTCGACTATGTGTTACCACCCATTCTTCAGTGCCAGAGTGGCCATCTTGTTTGTAGCAACTGTCGCCCAAAGCTCACATGTTGTCCAACTTGCCGGGGCCCGCTGGGATCCATTCGCAACTTGGCTATGGAGAAAGTGGCCAATTCAGTACTTTTCCCTTGTAAATATGCCTCTTCTGGATGTGAGATAACTCTGCCACACACAGAAAAAGCAGACCACGAAGAGCTCTGTGAGTTTAGGCCTTATTCTTGTCCGTGCCCTGGTGCTTCCTGTAAATGGCAAGGCTCTCTGGATGCTGTCATGCCACATCTGATGCATCAGCATAAGTCCATCACAACCCTGCAGGGAGAGGACATAGTTTTTCTTGCTACAGACATTAATCTTCCTGGTGCTGTTGACTGGGTGATGATGCAGTCTTGTTTTGGCTTTCATTTCATGTTGGTCttggagaaacaggaaaaatatgaTGGTCACCAGCAATTCTTCGCAATTGTACAGCTGATAGGAACACGCAAGCAAGCTGAAAATTTTGCTTATCGACTTGAGCTAAATGGTCATAGGCGGCGATTGACTTGGGAAGCCACTCCTCGCTCTATTCATGAGGGAATTGCAACAGCCATTATGAATAGTGACTGCCTAGTCTTTGACACCAGCATTGCACAGCTCTTTGCAGAAAATGGCAATTTAGGCATCAATGTAACTATTTCCATGTGTTGA
- the SIAH1 gene encoding E3 ubiquitin-protein ligase SIAH1 isoform X2: protein MSRQTATALPTGTSKCAPSQRVPALTGTTASNNDLASLFECPVCFDYVLPPILQCQSGHLVCSNCRPKLTCCPTCRGPLGSIRNLAMEKVANSVLFPCKYASSGCEITLPHTEKADHEELCEFRPYSCPCPGASCKWQGSLDAVMPHLMHQHKSITTLQGEDIVFLATDINLPGAVDWVMMQSCFGFHFMLVLEKQEKYDGHQQFFAIVQLIGTRKQAENFAYRLELNGHRRRLTWEATPRSIHEGIATAIMNSDCLVFDTSIAQLFAENGNLGINVTISMC, encoded by the coding sequence ATGAGCCGTCAGACTGCAACAGCATTACCTACTGGAACCTCAAAGTGTGCACCGTCCCAGAGGGTGCCTGCCCTGACGGGCACAACCGCCTCCAACAATGACTTGGCGAGTCTCTTTGAGTGTCCGGTCTGCTTCGACTATGTGTTACCACCCATTCTTCAGTGCCAGAGTGGCCATCTTGTTTGTAGCAACTGTCGCCCAAAGCTCACATGTTGTCCAACTTGCCGGGGCCCGCTGGGATCCATTCGCAACTTGGCTATGGAGAAAGTGGCCAATTCAGTACTTTTCCCTTGTAAATATGCCTCTTCTGGATGTGAGATAACTCTGCCACACACAGAAAAAGCAGACCACGAAGAGCTCTGTGAGTTTAGGCCTTATTCTTGTCCGTGCCCTGGTGCTTCCTGTAAATGGCAAGGCTCTCTGGATGCTGTCATGCCACATCTGATGCATCAGCATAAGTCCATCACAACCCTGCAGGGAGAGGACATAGTTTTTCTTGCTACAGACATTAATCTTCCTGGTGCTGTTGACTGGGTGATGATGCAGTCTTGTTTTGGCTTTCATTTCATGTTGGTCttggagaaacaggaaaaatatgaTGGTCACCAGCAATTCTTCGCAATTGTACAGCTGATAGGAACACGCAAGCAAGCTGAAAATTTTGCTTATCGACTTGAGCTAAATGGTCATAGGCGGCGATTGACTTGGGAAGCCACTCCTCGCTCTATTCATGAGGGAATTGCAACAGCCATTATGAATAGTGACTGCCTAGTCTTTGACACCAGCATTGCACAGCTCTTTGCAGAAAATGGCAATTTAGGCATCAATGTAACTATTTCCATGTGTTGA